One window from the genome of Pieris napi chromosome 12, ilPieNapi1.2, whole genome shotgun sequence encodes:
- the LOC125054426 gene encoding L-threonine dehydratase catabolic TdcB-like: MQDDVEFDEFCDPNNPRKIKYDDILAASKRIAGFVVKTSCTRALMSDRLGMEIYLKQEFMQYTGCFKERGVRNTLMLLNDEQKRAGVIAASTGNHGLSLAYHSTLMGIPCIIVMPIQAPITKISKCEKFGAKLLLHGNNIAEAKRFGMGIAKEKKMRYVNGYDHPHVIDGQGTIGIEIMEQVQGVDAVLVPVGGGSLACGIAVAVKHLKPDAEVYGICTEKACSMVEALKKNERVAITIDSTIADGLAVNMVGVNTFYNLKGLMDKMVVVKEDWVARAIMHVVEEERFVVEGGAAVTIASIMAGLFPNLKGKKVVCVLSGGNIDTTILARALERGMAAEGRLVKFKVTVTDRPGGMAELCGMMANLGVTLRDCIPERAWVKGDIFSCELKVIAETRGWDHTKELVEQVKKQFKHYYFPEMGDSQAKSPGARRGPCLAPNPVCMQK; this comes from the exons GACGTAGAATTTGACGAGTTCTGCGACCCTAACAATccacgaaaaattaaatatgacgACATACTGGCTGCATCGAAAAGAATTGCTGGATTTGTTGTAAAGACGTCCTGCACG agGGCACTTATGTCTGACAGACTTGGGATGgaaatttatcttaaacaaGAATTCATGCAATACACTGGATG TTTTAAAGAGCGAGGTGTAAGAAACACCCTAATGTTACTTAACGACGAACAAAAAAGAGCTGGCGTGATAGCAGCCTCGACTGGTAACCACGGATTGTCTCTCGCCTACCATTCAACACTTATGGGAATCCCTTGTATAATTGTAATGCCAATACAGGCACCTATCACGAAGATTTCTAAATGTGAAAAATTTGGTGCAAAGCTATTACTACATGGCAATAATATTGCCGAAGCGAAACGCTTTGGAATGGGTATAGCTAAGGAAAAGAAAATGCGATATGTTAATGG cTATGATCATCCTCATGTTATAGACGGTCAAGGAACTATAGGTATTGAAATAATGGAACAAGTTCAAGGAGTAGATGCGGTTTTAGTCCCTGTTGGAGGTGGCAGTTTGGCTTGCGGCATTGCAGTTGCTGTGAAACATTTGAAACCGGATGCTGAAGTCTAT GGAATTTGTACAGAAAAAGCCTGTAGTATGGTCGAAgctttgaaaaaaaatgagaGAGTAGCTATAACAATCGATTCAACAATAGCTGATGGGTTAGCTGTTAACATGGTCGGCGTAAATacgttttacaatttaaaaggtCTTATGGATAAAATG GTGGTCGTTAAAGAAGATTGGGTAGCTCGTGCTATAATGCACGTCGTTGAGGAGGAAAGATTTGTGGTTGAAGGCGGTGCTGCAGTCACCATTGCATCAATCATGGCGGGATTGTTTCCGAACCTCAAAGGGAAAAA AGTTGTCTGTGTTCTAAGTGGTGGTAACATCGATACAACAATTCTTGCCCGGGCCTTAGAGCGTGGGATGGCTGCTGAAGGACGACTAGTTAAATTCAAAGTAACCGTCACCGATCGTCCTGGAGGTATGGCAGAGTTATGTGGAATGATGGCAAACCTGGGAGTAACACTTCGGGATTGTATTCCTGAGAGAGCTTGGGTCAAAGGAGACATCTTTAGCTGTGAG CTTAAAGTAATAGCTGAAACCAGGGGTTGGGACCACACTAAAGAACTTGTTGAACAAGTAAAGAAACAATTCAAGCATTATTACTTCCCAGAAATGGGTGATAGTCAGGCAAAATCTCCAGGTGCCCGACGCGGACCATGTTTGGCGCCCAACCCAGTTTGTATGCAGAAATAG